Below is a window of Streptomyces sp. ITFR-16 DNA.
CGGTGTCGGGCGCGCTGTAGCGGACGGCCGTGTCATGGGCGTCGTACACCAGGAAGTCCACCGCCTGGTTGCCGTGCAGATCGGTGAGGGTCAGGTGCTCTCCGGCCCGGACCGTCGCCGACCAGGCCGCGCGGGCGGGGATGACGGTCGTGGTCATGCGAGCCCCCGGGCGGTGAGGAAGCCGAGTGTGTTCAGGAAGGCGCGGCGGCCTTCCGGGGTGGCGTCCCAGAGCGGATCGCCCGGGGCGGTCGGCCGGGCGCGCCAGGCCACCACCTCCAGCGGGGTGCTGGTGTAGGCGGGGCGCGGGTCCAGGGGGTGCGGGACGTTCGCGATCAGTACGGTGACGTCCTGCTCGGCCCGCAGGGTCAGTGCCGCGCCGGGGCCCGCCGAACCGGTGAACTCCGCAGTGCCGTCCTCCCGTATCGCCACGCCCTGGAAGAAGGAGAGCGAGGGCGCCAGGTCGCGGGGGCCGAGGCCGTTCTTCGCGGCGGCCAGCTTCAGCAGCTCGCGGCCGGCCGGGGAGGGCGACTGCGGGGTGCCGTCGCCGTACCGCTCGGTGTTCCGGCGCAGCGTCGAGGTGCCGCACAGCGCGTCGTGCCGGCCCGAGGAGTCGGCGGTCACCGAGGCGAGCACCCGGCCCTGGTCGGAGAGGAGCAGCCGGCCGGTCCCGAGATACGCGTTCCACTGCACCTTCACCGTGTCCGCGGTGTTCAGCCGTTCCCACGGACGCCCGTCGGCGTACAGCAGCAGATGGGCGCAGGCGTCGCCCGCGAGGTCCGTGAGCCGCAGTTCGGTGCCGCGCGCCAGGACACGGTGGGTGTAGTTGCCGCCGGCGACGGTCTCGGCCCAGACCGGGGTGCCGGGGGTGGCGGCCGGCCAGTCGCTCGCGGGCACCACGGGCATGGCCGGGGTACGGGTGCCGTCCTGGGCGCGGGCGTGGTCCCGGGCCCCGTGGGTCGTTGCTGTCGCCATGCTGAACCTCCGGTTCGACGGGGTGCCGACGCTGTTTCTGTCGTGCGACAGAAATTAGGGCGGTGCCGAGTCGGGGCCATTGCCCGCCTGTTGCGCGGGAGTTACCGGATGCTCACCAAGATCGGGGCCGGCGGGGATGTGCGACGATCGGCCCATGTCCAGCAACCGAGAGGCCGGCGCCGGGCGGCGGGTCGGCCGGCCGCGCGCCACCCAGCGGCCGGACACCGGGCTGTCCGCGCGCGAGGAACTGCTGTCCGCGGCGGCCGAGTTGTTCACCACGCACGGCTACGCGGCGACCACCACGCGCGCCGTCGCCGAACGCGCGGGCATGCGCCAGGCGACCATGTACCACTACGTGGCGGGCAAGGAGGATCTGCTCGCGGCGCTGCTGGAGTCGACCGTGGCCCCTTCGCTCGCGCTGGCCGAGACGCTGCTCGCGGACACCGGCAGGCCCGCCGAGGAGCGGCTGTGGGAGCTGTGCCGGGCGGACGTGGAGCTGCTGTGCGGCGGCCCGCACAACCTGGGCGCGCTGTACGTCCTGCCGGAGGTGCGGTCCGAGCGCTTCGCGGACTTCCGGCGGGTCCGGGCGGAGCTGCGGTCCGCGTACGGGCGGCTGCTGGCCGCGACCGGGGCGGGTGCGGCGCTCGGGGCGC
It encodes the following:
- a CDS encoding urea amidolyase associated protein UAAP1; this encodes MATATTHGARDHARAQDGTRTPAMPVVPASDWPAATPGTPVWAETVAGGNYTHRVLARGTELRLTDLAGDACAHLLLYADGRPWERLNTADTVKVQWNAYLGTGRLLLSDQGRVLASVTADSSGRHDALCGTSTLRRNTERYGDGTPQSPSPAGRELLKLAAAKNGLGPRDLAPSLSFFQGVAIREDGTAEFTGSAGPGAALTLRAEQDVTVLIANVPHPLDPRPAYTSTPLEVVAWRARPTAPGDPLWDATPEGRRAFLNTLGFLTARGLA
- a CDS encoding helix-turn-helix domain-containing protein, with the protein product MSSNREAGAGRRVGRPRATQRPDTGLSAREELLSAAAELFTTHGYAATTTRAVAERAGMRQATMYHYVAGKEDLLAALLESTVAPSLALAETLLADTGRPAEERLWELCRADVELLCGGPHNLGALYVLPEVRSERFADFRRVRAELRSAYGRLLAATGAGAALGAREAELRTDLVFGLIEGVILIHLSGAERETGAFARATADAAMRIVGTAG